One Chlamydiales bacterium genomic window, ATAGTCGTGCTGTTCAATTTGGAGACGCTGTTTACCATGGGCATTTTAAAACAATCGCAGGGTTTCATGGGAATCCTGATAAATTTCGTCAAATATTTTGGATTGAGCGTTATCTTGATGAGGATGTCATTTTAATTTATGGAGAGCATTTAGTCGATTATTTGAAGCAGAAGGGAATTTTCAAACGATTGAAAAAGATCATACGGATTGGGAATTTGCGATATGCATTTTACAAACACCACCAAAATTTTTTTGATAGATTGCTTCACCCCCACTTTTCGCCGGATCCTCAAAAAAAAACCATTCTTTGGGCACCCACATGGAGTTATCCTGACCCTTGTCAGGCTTTTTCGGCTTACCGTTCTATTCTCAATCAGATTCCTGAAGAATACCAAGTATATGTTAAATTGCATCCCTACACTTATCGTCTTTTTCCTGATCAGATAGTTCAGATGAAAGAAGAATATACAAAATTTCATTTTATTGATGAGATTCCTTTGATCTATCCTTTTCTTAACCAAGTAGATATTTATTTAGGAGATGAATCATCAGTAGCTTACGATTTTCTTGCTTTTAATCGTCCAATCTTTTTTTTAGGAAAAAAAGAGGTGAGTTGGGGAATCACAGTGAGGAATCCAAAACGTCTATTCCAAGAACTTGATCGACCAGATCACTTAGCAGAAGCGCGTCAAAAAATCTATCATTACGTTTTTGGAGAAGAAGTAAGTTTAACACAATTGCAGAAGCAATTATAAAAGGAATGAGTTTTTCGGAATCCTCTTATATTCATTGACCATCTTGCCCATTGACATCTAATGATGGCTTTCATCTATTTTAACAACGAGTTTGGTGATTAAGGATCTACTTATCGTATAATTGAAAAAGCTTCTCATATTAGATATGATCAAAATGAACAGCAAACATGTAGGATAGAGAGGAGGATCTCTTTAATACAACTCATAAAGGCCATTGAAGATGCGTATTGATCTTTTATTAACTTCTTCGATTGAATCTACCTATGAAAATTATATGGCTAAACAGATCATTTTTGAATTTGAGAAACTTGGAATCTTGTACAAAAAAGTTCTTCTTTTTGACGGAGTTTTACAAGATTATCTTCAGCTTTTAGAGAAAGATCCTCCAGTGACCATGATCAGTTTCCAATCGATTCTTCCCTATCAATCTCCTCTTGGTGACTTGGTGGGTGTTTCTCAATTGATGTGGGTAATGAATTCTCTATCAGAAGGAGCACACTTTTTGACTTCTGAATACGGAACATTAGCCTTACCCAATCCAACTAACTTGCCTAGAACACTCTATCTTCCTCATGGCGTCAAGCCACTCACTTCTAAAAAGCCCTATTTTGATGTCATTTTTCTTTCACCTTTGGTA contains:
- a CDS encoding CDP-glycerol glycerophosphotransferase family protein; translation: MVSKSVGVIPGPRTSFLDHLAPICYLMNIPLHCSDEWVATCAAQFYPEIKIIEGDLSTYQTFYVVEPCRLHSRAVQFGDAVYHGHFKTIAGFHGNPDKFRQIFWIERYLDEDVILIYGEHLVDYLKQKGIFKRLKKIIRIGNLRYAFYKHHQNFFDRLLHPHFSPDPQKKTILWAPTWSYPDPCQAFSAYRSILNQIPEEYQVYVKLHPYTYRLFPDQIVQMKEEYTKFHFIDEIPLIYPFLNQVDIYLGDESSVAYDFLAFNRPIFFLGKKEVSWGITVRNPKRLFQELDRPDHLAEARQKIYHYVFGEEVSLTQLQKQL